Proteins encoded by one window of Ostrinia nubilalis chromosome 23, ilOstNubi1.1, whole genome shotgun sequence:
- the LOC135083376 gene encoding uncharacterized protein LOC135083376 — MNGTLQKGLLLVLCVAFGSAALSSLVKTHENVKSLNYSQHFENDTISKVNAKIYKTANKYYCSFQPVENPELIIYGTKSWSFPKQDINLTLSYPTKNEPTPTGDPKKTYIITGFNVILFADTNESQGFITSGGILQESINLTFECSDVSMLVYEFWLYGIPKGTHNIEVVSASLLTSLNDLCAPNELYHN, encoded by the exons atgaatgGGACTCTACAAAAAGGCCTTTTATTAGTGCTGTGTGTGGCTTTTGGTAGTGCAGCCCTCAGTTCCTTGGTGAAAACCCACGAAAATGTGAAAAGTTTGAATTATTCTCAGCATTTTGAAAATGATACTATAAGTAAAGTGAACGCGAAGATCTACAAGACTGCCAACAAATATTACTGTAGCTTCCAGCCGGTGGAAA ATCCAGAACTGATAATTTATGGCACAAAGTCATGGTCGTTCCCGAAGCAAGACATCAATTTGACGCTCTCGTACCCAACGAAG aacgAGCCAACTCCCACCGGGGATCCAAAGAAGACGTACATCATCACAGGGTTCAACGTGATCCTCTTCGCAGATACCAACGAGTCACAGGGGTTCATCACTAGCGGGGGGATTCTACAG GAGTCCATCAACCTAACCTTCGAATGCAGCGACGTCTCAATGCTGGTATACGAGTTCTGGCTGTACGGCATTCCCAAAGGCACACACAACATCGAAGTGGTGTCTGCCAGCTTGCTCACTTCGCTCAACGACTTGTGTGCTCCGAACGAACTTTACCACAATTga